In Stigmatopora nigra isolate UIUO_SnigA chromosome 5, RoL_Snig_1.1, whole genome shotgun sequence, the genomic window atttgaacccaggaccacagaagcacgagactgatgacttatccactgggccacctgtctcttttcactcccagatgacacttagtactttatagtaccttcaagtgggaaaagttaggtaagcagagcaaaccaggatttgaacatAAGGCTTAAACATTTTCATTGTGCGCTCGACTCGTTTGAATTTTTCAAAAATTGGAACAAACactaaacaaataaatagctttcattttatttttgactcggtagaattgaacattttaccatttttactTTTATCGTACGATTGCTGCCAAACCTCCCTTTCCAAATTGATTGGGCATTTTTTCACCATCAATGACAAGACATGAACATTTTTTCTCATTCAAAGAATGTAATATAACAAGTATTAAATCATTCAAATATTGAAGGTaatatactttttcttttaaacatgaATTCAAAGCTTCAATTGATCGCTTTAGATCAGGCGTGGCGAAGACTCGGCTCTCGAGCCGCAAACGGCTCCCCgccaaaataaatgtattttcttttacctCGTTTTAACCTTATTTTTAACATGTTCGCTACCCCTGCGCTAGGTAAATgtattattgtgtttttgtacAAGTGCCAAGTACAAGCTAGCATAGCTAAagcaaagtcatttaaaaatatatcctgtcaaccaggcatgtttttttacattaaataaagtgcccaTCGTAGCCTATTTGAAGAGACATGGATGGATAAATTCAGTTTGAGACCCTCTGCGCTACCTATAAACAAACCTGACTTAACTACTCACATAGTGTGTATTCAGTAGCATGGGTGGGCTGGACTGGCTCTGGGTGGGACAGAGTTGCTTTAGTACCGCTCAATGAGTTCCTTCAGGTGGAGGGAGGGCTTTGGGCTATTAGAGCTGCGGGGGCCGTCACGCCAGAAGGTAACCGCGTCCCGTCTATAGCCGCTTTGGGCTTGCTCTTGGTCTTTGCGTCCTCCAGCAGCACCCGCACGCTCTTGGAGAAAACCACGCGTGGGTCTGTGGACGACAGGGGGGGACATGCGCAGGTTTCCCTCAACTCCAGAGCCTGGGAAAAAATGGGGAGTCCTAGAGTTTGCAACCAGGTGATCGACAAGCACGTAAAAGGGGAGGGCTCATACTTGCGGCATTTGGCGGTCCAGTTGCGCCACGCGGTTCTTGTGCGACGGATGCGTGGACATCCACTCGGGGAGGCTGGCCTCGCCACTCAGCTGCTCCCTCATTTCCATCTGTTGCCAGAAAACCGAGGCCGCACGCACGTCTGCACACGCCTGTGAGGACACGCACACATGTTTGGATGTGGCCTTCCTTGCtcattatttttggatcgtTTCGAACGACTGGTTTCGTAAATTGGAACAGTGGACTGGGAGATGCTTTGCTTGTTTTTGACAATGGCCCTCCCTAGTGGCACGCATCCAAAGTGGAACAAGAAAAATTATGTGGTCATTTCAGTTGTTTGGTATTGTAAGATGATTATTACGTTGCTTGTCATACTTTGTTAGAATTTTGTGTCATGCAATTGTAGGTAGtgtttttcatcatttgaatttgaattttgtttaaaagtgTTATTTTCCTTTATGTTTTACCCCAGTTTATGAGTTCATAATTAATGTACGAGTTCAAAAGAGTAAACGTTTTTTTGTTATCCTATAATTGTCAAAACAACCATTTTATCATTCATGACATTTGGTTAGGTTTATTATTGCTTATTTGAAATAGATCAACATTTGTCAACTATTTTAtggcaaatgtttaaaaatatcttcAGCTATCTACAGTTTCTTCTTCTTACTTGAATTATGGTATCTGATTGTCTCTTTTTATGCTTGCTTCTCTTGCAGTAACCTCATCACAATTTTCAATGGATGCATCAAACAGTGCATTAATGCACATTTAGTCAAGTCCAATGTATTAAAAGTGTTACTGAATTGCAGCGTTTTGTGTGAAATTGCGTGGTTACCTTGGCTGCCAACTGTAAGCCGACTTGATCAGCTTCCGCCTCCAACTTCCTGCTGTAAGGACGGTTGAACATCACCTGCAAGAAGCTAAATgttatacattcctttactgCAAAACATTGATTAAGTTGGTCAGAATAATTTTTCATTCAAGTGTGTGTGTCTAGTATATGTCatcatttatcttcaacctacacaagagaCTAAAGAGcgaaattagcccttggctacaatcttatatgtctcatatatatgttcattaacatgaatatggaaATGTTAATGGATATGTGCTGTCCTTTATGAAATAAATCCAAGTCTAAATAATTACTCAATGAATCGCCCTTCTTTTAACATTCCTCTTAGTTGTGCGTGCAATTGACCTTGGTGAGCTTTCCCTGGACCCATTGGCCAAGCAGCGCCAAGCTGTCGCGTGGACACACGGCCCAGATGGCGGCGAGCAAGACCACGGAGAGGAGGTCCACCACGTGGGACAGGCTGGCCTGCTCCGCCTGCAATAGTACAAAGCCACTTTAAGTTAGAAAGAGTAAGCCACCACGCACTCGAGTCTGTGAAATGGGAGTTTGTGGTGCCAGCGTGTCGTTGCTTGGGTCTAATTAGCATGTGAAACTCTCAGCGTGAAAGTCCCAAAGCGCACACTCGCTCACGCGACGGCAACAATGGACTTATAACGAGGCTGTAAACACTGGGCGGCCGCCCGAACTACTCCGATGTCACGTTACGCACGTTCAACGGCTTTTTAATGAGCTCAAGGTGTAATTGCGTTATGATTGGATTTTCATTTACTGGCTAAAATATTGGCGAAACAAAACACCAATTCAGCTTTAGGGACttgttacaaaaacaaaaaaaaacaattatgtgTTGTCTTGTGTATAAAGAAGGTCAATTctaccaagtaaaaaaaaagtcatatggTTGCCAATGTCCACGTTCAGTTCTAATTATAATGATCTTTTTGATGAAATCTTTCAAAGTCAGTAGTAGTGGGTAAGATAGCATGTGTACCTAATAAAGTGACTTACAGCGTGTCCCAGTAAGGCGTGGGCCATCTCATGTCCTAGGATGATGGTGAGCTGGTGGATGTCTGCTACAGCTTCCAGCATGCCCGTGAACATGAACACTTTGCCGTTCTGAAACAACAACACAGTGGCTCATGAGTTTTACGTGAACTTTGTGCGAGGCGCGACGGTCTCCTGTCTTCCGACCGGAAGCACGAAGGCATTGGTGGTGTCGCTCTGCACCACGTGCACGGTCCAATCCACGTTGGCCATTTCGGGGAGGTCCAGATTCCGCTGGGCCAGGTGCTccaccactcgctccaccgctTGGTGCCGGGCGTCACTCTTGGGCAACATAAGCTCCTCAAACTCCTCCATGTACTATGCCCGTAAAAGTagaaaatatgacatttgtTTTGAACTCAAATGGAATATTTCTATGAAAAATGAAGAGCTCCACTCACTGCTTTGGAGGTGAGCGCTGCAAACTCCATGTAGTTCTGCCTGCTGAAAACCAGGAGGCGTGTGCGTCCGGTCACCGGGGACTGGTCCAAGTGCGTAAAGACGAGGAGGGCCGTGACGACCGCCACCGCAACCGTGGCCACCAGCAATCTCCAGCGCTGCCGCCACGCCCACTGGCGGAGGAGCTGACGCCGGTTATCAGGCAATGCCACCCACCATTTCCTTAAACTCCTGTAAATTGTATCattgattagacagaacaaaATAGGGAAAATACTCCCTCAACATGTCATTAAACCAGGGATTAGGATTGCAAGACCTCGGAAACTACAGTCAACTATATAGCCGTAATTAAGTCTTCTAATTAATTAGCACTCagaaaaaatagccttaaatGTGTGTATAGATGTGACTATAAAATTTCATTTGGATCTGtccattataaaaataaaaaatctcatacagaaaaataaaagggtGAAATTTGAAGTCCTTttcaaaacatatatataaatgataCAATACTCTGatccaaacacattttagttccTTATCTTTCGTGTCAATATACTTGGACTGTCAGAGAATTTAAACTTTTCAAAACTTatgaaaacacaaataaatgtatcATATAATATATAGCCATACAAaacattctatttttatttttttttcacggcACTTATAATTTAAATCGTTAACTAATGATTAGAAAATTCAGGAcccatttcaattaaaaaaaaaaacattttgaactatataaaaaagtaaacatagATATAGTTTCATACCTTCCCAAAATGATGGCCATGAGCTTTTGGACGGGTTTAAGGACCATCCAAATGAGAGGAGTAGGTATGGCTTCTACCCGTGCCGAGGTTCGAAACTGAGCCCCACGCGGAAGCAAATGAATGCACGGTGGCGTTTTAAACAAGAGCATCTCGGGGGCTCCGCGTGGGGCCAAAAGTGCCCGAGAGGTTCCATGGAGATGACGATGTGGCGCTCGATAAACGCGGACTTGGAAGGCGTGTGAGCGCACCTGAACGTGTCGCGCCAGCTGGGTCAAGGGAGCCCCCTTCAACAAGGGAAACATCGTGGGACCTTTCACCTTAAGTTAGCACAATGTCAAAATGTCACTCTTAATTACAACTGATCGCCATCAAATAGTTTAAGAAGAGTTCCGGTAGAACAAAAACATCTCTCGTTAGATCCAAAAGTTGTTTGATTTGACAACGTTTTGCAGAAATGAGCGACATTGACAACGAATAGTTCACGCGCTGGGGTGATTTGGTCCGGCATGCAAAATGAGTCCCTCTAGAAACAGATCCGGAAATGAAGGTTCCTTTATTAGTCCGAGTTATGAACAGggttattttttattagaaCACATCTAGTCATACTGGCAAATTCTTATTATGATCAGTGCCATGCTTAAACAAATAACAGGAATCAAATGTCCGAGTTCAAATTGATGGATGTCTATCACCATAGGTGTTCTACTAGGTAATATGGATTGAATGGCTATATAATGTACACGTCTGTCATTAAaagctgaataaaaaaaaaaatagtacttatatatatatgatgtcATAGTAAATAGTCATGGCCAGTAGACAGTACAGAGCCAAGATGCAGCACATTGTTGTCGGCTGTCGAGTCGCCTCCCGAATCTTCCTCCAAGTCACCCGAATTCACGGGTTCGGGCGAGTTATTGGACAAAGTATTCTCCTGCTCCTGTTGGGCGAGGAAGTCGGACAGGAAGACGGCATGGATCTGATTGAGGAAGGCTTCTCCCTCCTCTTCGGGAAGGGGCTCCAGATACCTTGCAAGCGACGACAGCATCTACACAAAGAAAGGAAGTGTGGGTGCGtgttggggggggggctgtTGCTCCACAGTTGAGGTTACCTTTTCCAGACAAGTGAGGTGGGA contains:
- the oma1 gene encoding metalloendopeptidase OMA1, mitochondrial yields the protein MFPLLKGAPLTQLARHVQVRSHAFQVRVYRAPHRHLHGTSRALLAPRGAPEMLLFKTPPCIHLLPRGAQFRTSARVEAIPTPLIWMVLKPVQKLMAIILGRSLRKWWVALPDNRRQLLRQWAWRQRWRLLVATVAVAVVTALLVFTHLDQSPVTGRTRLLVFSRQNYMEFAALTSKAYMEEFEELMLPKSDARHQAVERVVEHLAQRNLDLPEMANVDWTVHVVQSDTTNAFVLPNGKVFMFTGMLEAVADIHQLTIILGHEMAHALLGHAAEQASLSHVVDLLSVVLLAAIWAVCPRDSLALLGQWVQGKLTKVMFNRPYSRKLEAEADQVGLQLAAKACADVRAASVFWQQMEMREQLSGEASLPEWMSTHPSHKNRVAQLDRQMPQALELRETCACPPLSSTDPRVVFSKSVRVLLEDAKTKSKPKAAIDGTRLPSGVTAPAALIAQSPPST